From Schistocerca cancellata isolate TAMUIC-IGC-003103 chromosome 6, iqSchCanc2.1, whole genome shotgun sequence, a single genomic window includes:
- the LOC126191060 gene encoding ERC protein 2-like isoform X2, with amino-acid sequence MSYGAPSNLSGGGGYGAGGGSGAVGAGGNRSPRSSRRLAGELPTVDRSPSRSNYGLSGGGATRGSPLGSRKGARSPPPSAADAQHAQQQQQYQQQQQYHSAASASAGYMGSPYYATRDDELGSPVMMDERGRGHHRSRSASRPAMGGGGGGGGTRYQSLDRSGLGGDAHEREFVPIREPRERSLDRGMGTGRDRSLDRGGGLYLDDDLYGGGGGGSRSARQSPNPHMMASGGSGRDIVAELQQQNSDLQRELANFKKELELTNQKLGSSMHSIKTFWSPELKKERALRKEESAKYSLINDQLKLLNSENQVRIVACAGSAFNQRLYV; translated from the coding sequence atgtcgtacggcgcccCCTCCAATCTGAGCGGGGGCGGCGGATACGGCGCTGGAGGAGGCAGCGGAGCAGTCGGTGCCGGCGGGAACCGATCGCCGCGGAGCTCGCGCCGGCTGGCCGGCGAACTGCCCACCGTAGACCGGTCGCCGTCGCGCTCCAACTACGGCCTGAGCGGCGGCGGCGCCACACGGGGCAGCCCTCTGGGGAGCCGCAAGGGCGCGCGCTCCCCACCCCCGTCGGCGGCGGACGCGCAGCAtgcgcagcagcagcaacagtaccagcagcagcagcagtaccatTCGGCAGCGTCAGCGTCCGCCGGCTACATGGGCTCGCCGTACTACGCGACGCGCGACGACGAGCTAGGCTCGCCGGTGATGATGGACGAGCGCGGCCGCGGCCACCACCGGTCGCGCTCCGCCTCGCGGCCCGCCAtggggggcggcgggggtggcggcggcACGCGCTACCAGTCGCTGGATCGCAGCGGGTTGGGCGGCGACGCGCACGAGCGCGAGTTCGTGCCCATCCGGGAGCCGCGCGAGCGCTCGCTGGACCGCGGCATGGGCACCGGCCGCGACCGCTCGCTCGACCGCGGGGGTGGCCTCTACCTGGACGACGACCTgtacggcggcggcgggggcggcagccggTCGGCGCGCCAGTCGCCCAACCCGCACATGATGGCCTCGGGCGGCAGCGGCCGCGACATCGTCGCCGAGCTGCAGCAGCAGAACAGCGACCTGCAGCGCGAGCTCGCCAACTTCAAGAAGGAGCTCGAGCTGACCAACCAGAAGCTCGGCTCCAGCATGCACAGCATCAAGACCTTCTGGAGTCCCGAGCTCAAGAAGGAGCGCGCCCTGCGCAAGGAGGAGTCGGCCAAGTACAGCCTCATCAACGACCAACTCAAGCTGCTCAACTCCGAAAATCAG
- the LOC126191060 gene encoding ERC protein 2-like isoform X3, translating to MSYGAPSNLSGGGGYGAGGGSGAVGAGGNRSPRSSRRLAGELPTVDRSPSRSNYGLSGGGATRGSPLGSRKGARSPPPSAADAQHAQQQQQYQQQQQYHSAASASAGYMGSPYYATRDDELGSPVMMDERGRGHHRSRSASRPAMGGGGGGGGTRYQSLDRSGLGGDAHEREFVPIREPRERSLDRGMGTGRDRSLDRGGGLYLDDDLYGGGGGGSRSARQSPNPHMMASGGSGRDIVAELQQQNSDLQRELANFKKELELTNQKLGSSMHSIKTFWSPELKKERALRKEESAKYSLINDQLKLLNSENQVRRTSNVL from the coding sequence atgtcgtacggcgcccCCTCCAATCTGAGCGGGGGCGGCGGATACGGCGCTGGAGGAGGCAGCGGAGCAGTCGGTGCCGGCGGGAACCGATCGCCGCGGAGCTCGCGCCGGCTGGCCGGCGAACTGCCCACCGTAGACCGGTCGCCGTCGCGCTCCAACTACGGCCTGAGCGGCGGCGGCGCCACACGGGGCAGCCCTCTGGGGAGCCGCAAGGGCGCGCGCTCCCCACCCCCGTCGGCGGCGGACGCGCAGCAtgcgcagcagcagcaacagtaccagcagcagcagcagtaccatTCGGCAGCGTCAGCGTCCGCCGGCTACATGGGCTCGCCGTACTACGCGACGCGCGACGACGAGCTAGGCTCGCCGGTGATGATGGACGAGCGCGGCCGCGGCCACCACCGGTCGCGCTCCGCCTCGCGGCCCGCCAtggggggcggcgggggtggcggcggcACGCGCTACCAGTCGCTGGATCGCAGCGGGTTGGGCGGCGACGCGCACGAGCGCGAGTTCGTGCCCATCCGGGAGCCGCGCGAGCGCTCGCTGGACCGCGGCATGGGCACCGGCCGCGACCGCTCGCTCGACCGCGGGGGTGGCCTCTACCTGGACGACGACCTgtacggcggcggcgggggcggcagccggTCGGCGCGCCAGTCGCCCAACCCGCACATGATGGCCTCGGGCGGCAGCGGCCGCGACATCGTCGCCGAGCTGCAGCAGCAGAACAGCGACCTGCAGCGCGAGCTCGCCAACTTCAAGAAGGAGCTCGAGCTGACCAACCAGAAGCTCGGCTCCAGCATGCACAGCATCAAGACCTTCTGGAGTCCCGAGCTCAAGAAGGAGCGCGCCCTGCGCAAGGAGGAGTCGGCCAAGTACAGCCTCATCAACGACCAACTCAAGCTGCTCAACTCCGAAAATCAG